DNA from Rhipicephalus sanguineus isolate Rsan-2018 chromosome 11, BIME_Rsan_1.4, whole genome shotgun sequence:
CAATGCGTTTGTTTTTGTGTGTACGTGTGACTATTGTGTTTTGAAAATTAGCATTATTGCGACTTGGGCACGACTTTGTCGCAGATTTGCATACTGTTATATAACTTACACTAACGATTCTTTTCGTTTGTTGAACCATCGTACAAAGGCGGACAGTGGTGCTCCGCATGATACAATACTCTAGAAACAGTTGCACCCTTAGGGGTGTCTCTGTCCCACAACACTCTTCAAAAGGATGGCGTATTTAGGGTGTATttctgtcccacaacaataatctagcttgcttgcgtttcctttttttgaaACTAGACGACtgccactttcctgtcaagaatgcttaCCATGTATGCCATTTGTGACTGGGAAGTACCGGGCGTGCAAAGATAATGCAAGAAAATCATGCAAGAGGGACAAAGTTTGGTGTGTAGCAGGACACCTCAAATACACCTTTTTTTGTCGGTGTATTGTTGTGGGCCAGAAAGGCACCCTAAAGGGTGTAAGTTGCTAGAGTGCACATAGTATGCAAACAGCTTGGCTTGTCAGTTGTAGACCCATCTCAGTTGTGTGTGCACTCTGTTAATTTCGTTGTGCATGTCATACTATGTTGAGCCAAATGTTTTGTAAATGGAAGCATCCGGTATTCACGACTCTTCCACCCAGAGTATTTTGCAGTGCACGCAATTGAATGCTATATTGGATGTACTACTTGCCAGTTTTCTAGTTCTAAATAAATTAGAAGGATGCATTCTCTTTATACTGTAAATTGCAAGCGTGCATTCTTCTGTGAGGGTGACAGACACTGCATACAAGGGAATGGGTGGGTGCCACCAAATATCggtgagaaggaaaaaaataaacaggctgTCGTGGTTCTGTCACGCAGCATCGCTGTTCTTTCTATTGCAGCAAAGTAGACAATTCGATTGTCTGTCCGGCATCGCCGCAGACCAACCTTTACTGTATCTATTTTGCACGAAACGAGTAACTGACGCATCCAAACTTAGCCGCGGTACTAGACCAACAGCAGGGATAATCGATGCATACGTACGTAGAGCTCCTGTTCATGTAAGATTCGGCACGTGAGGTGCTAAGCATGTGTTATTGCAGTTGCACGTACGATGCTTCGTTTGATTAAACTCTCACTGCGCTTGCATGAAATTTGCGCATGCTCATTCGCGACCACAGTTCGTTGGTCATACCAGTTCGACTCCACTCTGAACTGCACAGCTGGCATGCTTCCAAGATATCGATATTAACTGGTTTGGGATTAGCAGGGTCTAATGAACTATTAATATGCAGGGAGTGAGTAACAATTCCTTGCATTGATATCACTCAATAGCATGCGATAAGAATGGCAAATTCTCTGAAAAGAAAGTTTGCAGGTGACAATTGGACTAGTATTTGTTTTGTTTCGACCATGATATCCTCGCTGCAGACCTACCTTTGTtataacagctttttttttttcttgggagaAGGGCATCTTGTTGCACATAGTGTCAACTGGTGCACCCTTATGCACGGCACATCAACTGCCGTATCCAAAGTCCAGGTTGCAAGGGCTGCTACGGTGTGCTTTGCAACTGGTGCGATCGAGGAACGCTCGTCTTTGTGATTGCGACGCTCGTCTTTGTGATCTGCCAGAATGCGACCCTGGCAGATGAACTCGCGACTATGGTGAATGTTTGGGGTCACAGTTCCGATATATAAACAATGTAAACATTAATAGCATTCAAGCGGATTCCCCCCATGCTAAATTAGTTTCGGAGACTAATGAAACATCAGTTTTGAAAAATACTACCATCAGCAACAAGCCATGTTGTTTgctccaaacttcacaaaaaataaaatCTATGGATTTTGGAATGCTTTATATGACATTTAGAAACATTGAAGGTATTTTGAATACAGTGTTCTGAATTGATTCAAGCGTTTCAAGTACCACTAGAAACACTGAATTTTGTGCTCATGTACAACACTTGAATCAGTTCACAATGCTAAAATtacatgtttttttgttgttgtttagaaTTTTTTGTATACATATAGCAAACCTAAGCTCATCAAATGCTGGCACGAAGCGTTTGCCTTGTACGTACAATTACTGTAGAAATTTTTGCACTGCAATGATGGGCTGCACCTAAAGGAAGTGCATAATTCCGTAAGTGCGCTGAGCGTTGTTTGATTTTGCAAAGTGGTAGTTGTACCGCTTTGCACACTGATTGCATACTGTATTGTATGACACGAACGCAGTGCAAGTAAGTTATTACCGGGCGATTTTATACGCCTCGGAATGTTTGTGTGGTTTCGGAAAAAATTTGGTGACCTGCGCAAGAAGAGGGCGCAGGTTTTTACCAAAACTAACGAGAGTGAAACAGAGGGACAGTTTCTTGCTCTCatcttgtacaaaaaaaaaattataataaatAGCTTTACTGAGTGGCTTTTGCAGTGCTCTTCTTCTTGTCTTTCTTCTTGAGTCCGTCGATGTTTCCTTTGAGAAGGTTGGCGTACGCCTGTGGCAAAAGATTTTTAATAATTACTCATAATTAATTACAATAATAACTCCACAACTGATCAGAACTGCGCACACAGACTCTCACCACACTTGACAATAAAGGGATGCTTAAGTGTAAACAAatcagcttaaaggggccctgcaacacttttccaagtaatcgtcaatggcttcattaaaagagcttactgcctcaagaatcaactgccgcaaaagaTTTTAGAACCCGTCAAGCACGAGTGTAGTTACAGGGCTTTGACAcacgctttaagtgctttctctctcctttcgtaccagcgagagagctgaaagctacgcagggagggggatggcaAGGGGGCAAGTTGAtgtgtcccttcgtcagcgcgtcgcgaccttgagcactttcttttaatttttttcttcgaatgcgcggcttactttcagcgtgatcgcgttcgcgcgggcacgtggcgacaTCTCGCAGTGgccgtggtaactatgcagctcacgatgctcaaatcagtcaacAGCCGTgcactttgggtatatggcacagCAATTTGGGCATATGGCAttatttgtagagagaagagggagcaatttctagctgaccttgagaattaattctaaattccaggccgcgtgctgctctATAATGTTTGACTCGCATGTTCTCAGAAGCCTCAACTAcgtatcggcagcgttttctgaccatcctgaaaaagtgttgctggtCCTCTTCAATACTTTCAAAGCTttgcttgttttagtcttgcatttttcttttttgcaatgcTTAAAGGCGAGTGCCCTGGAATGCATGAGGTAGCAAAAAAGGGCCAACAATGCGACGATTGCTTACTTACCAGTTGAAACCTGTTGACGTCCTTGGCGTTAATCTGAAAGCATAAATGCACGTTGTGACATTAAGCATCTCCAGCGACGACACCAAAAAAAGTGTTATACTGCTGCCCACTCACCACTGTGCTGATTTTGTTTGGCCCTGCGTGCGCTCTGAGTAGGCACTTGTACTCTGCCGGTGGCTGGATCGGATTGGCAGCGAGCTTCTCTGGCCGTGGCTTTGGCTTGGTCTTGCCGTCATCTGCGTAAGGTAAACATAGCACTTGTATTACAAAACACGTACACTCTGAGTTTACACGACACCTGACTAAACAgtggttaaaggagtactgacacaaaaattttcagctatcatttttttttagcgtcaaatgaaaggccaagccctcaagagcctagaaaatgtactggtaagcatgaGTGCACTTTGAAAAAGTGATTACagtacgtttttaaaagctagtttcctATCCTACTGTACCCCGACGTCACAACatagtatgagcttctcgtcacaagTGCGTGCAAGATgtgacatttccacggccgctctgcGCGAGCGGCCATTTGAATGTTTTAGTACCttacgtcatcacaactagctatactggtgcgtgaagtcaccagaactgACACTGTAGTCTGATGTCACGATAGTGTCGACGTCAGTACGTGCGCCATGTGAAAATTGTAATATCAAAATAAattatcttatcagcatttactgagcttcacacttgcttgcAGCAGTCTCTGTaaacaggagatttgtatggcagagcaaactcagcttcgaaaattggtgtcggtACCTCTCTAAAGGTCTGAATAGGAAGCAAGTTCTATAGAGAGTTTTGCTGTTTACAAACAAGACACCCCACAAAGCAAAAGGCATGAGCCATTTTAGATATGCTTTGTTGTATGCGGAAGTTTGCTATATTGAGTATACCAGAAGGAAAACAACCTTGTGCTGTTTGTCATAGCACTGTAGCTGTGTCCGCCGTGAAGATGGTGGTAGTCAAACCACCACTTTGTGATTCACTTTGGTACCTACCACACCATTCCCTCTGCCTCTGGAACCAGGAGACCAGCGCCAAACCCCCACGTTTTAATGAAGGCATGCTAACACCAGACCTCTCTATCAGTCTACGTATTGAACTATGGTCTTTCGCCTACAGCTGCAAGGTAGGTATCGTCTGACACTGTGAATTCAAACGAGCGCCCTGTGCTAACCTCGTTGAGaaaaactggggggggggggaggtgtctgTCACTGCAAACTGTTTTACAGCAGGTATGATAGGCGTAACACGGATTTCTCTGCAACTCTGCACGACTTAGTCGAGAAGCAACTTCTGCAGACATTTGTTGTTCGGCTAAACTGTGCGCTcattacatatttttttcttttatataaaACGTAGGCGTTTTGCGTTCGTAACAAGTAATATCCGGCAAATATCAAGCGCATAACTGGCTCGACGTGTTTGGGTTTGTATGTTGTCACGACCCACTGTTGTGGTCGTTACATTTAAATCGCAGTGCGCATCTCAGAAGTTTTAAGACACAAAAGAAGCTTCCCAGGGGAACCCTGGGAAGCTTCTTTTGTATCTTAAAACTTTAAGGATGCGATCATAGTAGCAATGTTTCGAGCACAGTGCAACGATAGAAACACAAGTGACGGTAGTACAACGAATGCGCGATGCCAACTGTTAGATGGTGGTCGTTTGAAATCGAAGAAAACATTTCGAGACAAGTTCTGTCATTCAAACGCAGTGCTGGCGGCCCTGCATAGACACCTGTCCAACTCTTCACGGTTATGACCTCATCATACCTGCTTTACAACTCTACAGGTGGCACATTATACCGGCGGCACACTGAAACTTTTCAAGCGTCGCTCTAGGCAAGACATTTGCGTCATACAGCCAAGTGTGGCTGTATCGTACCGAAAACAAGTAGGGGCTGTTAGAATTTGTTAGAACGTTCTGAAACCCTCGCATGCAAGACGTCAAAACAATCAAGCATCGAGACCGGTGCAAACTTACATCTTTTCATGGTGATGTAGACGGATCCACTGGTTCTGTACTTTTGGAACAACTTGGTCAGCTCGCTGAGAAACTGCAGACAGTAAGATTTGACaggtcaccaaaaaaaaaaactattgaaaGGCGGGTTGCAACTGGTGCCGCATGCATATGAGCTATGAACCACAGTCGCCTAGTTTGTTAGCATACTGAACACGAAACGAGTGACCAAGCTTTGCGGTTACTAATTAATCTACGATGGTACTAACGGAGAGAGGAGAATGCTAACCGATTCATTTTCGAGTAACACCATGGTGTGATGCCCAACAATTAATCCGGCAGGCACAATCTCCACGGCGAGGTTGCGGAAGACGCGTGAAGACCGAAAGGAGAGCGCTCGCACGAAAGAGATTGCCTTATggacattatcatcatcatcatcatcatcatcacgtatTCCGAACTTGCGTTCTGGAGGCTTTTTTTCGAGTAATCATTACATATCTCTAAGGCTATGCTTTTGGATATTGCAGGTGCCAAAAATGCGTCATAGCTGCCATGACAATATTGAAAAGTATGCAAAAGCGCGCAATGACCACATTCTAGCCACCTTGATAGTACTGTTCCCTAGTACTGTAACCGTAATAAATTTTAATGATACAAATCGTAGAGTTTCATGCTGGTATATGAAACCCGATGCTACAAAATGCATCTTCTAGAAATTGTGCTTTTGCGTAACGTAAATTTTGAAAAGAACTGAACAAAACAGAACGCAGAAATATGGTGGCAGTGACGTTTATTGACAGAGTTCTCTAGTTTATTGGTATTTGCAGCCataaaaagcatagcctttgataGTGGTTTTTAAAGctcagagaaagagataaatatcTAAGGCatgcatttagaaaaaaaaatcggtcCTATAACACGTTCCAGCGCGAATAGATATTCAGTATCAGGAATGCCCTCTTCTTGCACATATAACAGCTACCTTAAATTAAAAGAATTGCCGTAAACTGTACAAAAAAAAGAGTAAATGTGTACCTACGCGCACCACATTCAATTGcagatctcaaaggctatgcttttgcatGCTGTAAGTGCCTaaaatacgtcatggccgccatcgCGGTGGTCAACTAGCCGTCTTGGGCTTAGCCGAAGCCACTGAAGTAGCCAATCGGCAGAAATCGCAATTTTAATGCGAGAAACGCGCGAAGTGTCTGTTTCGCGTGTTGTGTTGCCGTTGGTGAGCATCATGGGTGAAGTTCGGGCGGCTGTTGCCGAGTTGTCGCAAGAAGAGGCCAACATCTACGATCGTCAGATACGCCTGTGGGGTTTGGAGTCGCAGAAGCGGTGAGACAACCTCTGTTGGAACGCATGCCGTGTTCGTAGTGCCGGCTCTTGTCTTGTAGAGAGATCCTCGGCAGTAGCACGTCTTGTAGAGACGAGTTGTAGACGTTTATGCGACGTCTATATGAGGCTAGTTCAAAACTGCTAAAAAAAAGTTGACGCAGCTTCGCATTAGTGCTccaagcccgaaggaagtg
Protein-coding regions in this window:
- the LOC119373552 gene encoding signal recognition particle 14 kDa protein produces the protein MVLLENESFLSELTKLFQKYRTSGSVYITMKRYDGKTKPKPRPEKLAANPIQPPAEYKCLLRAHAGPNKISTVINAKDVNRFQLAYANLLKGNIDGLKKKDKKKSTAKATQ